A stretch of the Hyalangium minutum genome encodes the following:
- a CDS encoding SBBP repeat-containing protein codes for MTAGDTRTAAQIASANAYASYTAPSDKVKHVATTGSNTSGDGSLGSPWKTIEYAAQQLTKGQTLYVHAGTYPDVYLNLNSSAYDDGDADEPITLRNAPGEARPVLVGKPPNSDGSIDPIIRATRPYWIFDGLEFDGKGRFQNAVKLSSNHLTFRNNLVRDQGRDAVLVDGQDIYLYKNEIRDVWEASGSGSASCTTNASCDDGEVCSRDFSGVGTCRTRQDGHGIDIVSNAARILVKENKVHDVSGDGSQCSGPAQGYTPGSSPVDITFEGNEMYTSPDNLGYTENAIDIKDCAQITMRREKYHTYHAVPSSTGNSSGGSVMVFHIQAQKLLLEDSEISDACEGISIGNENWTTETVGNILIRRNVFRDIYKGANGCDADTSNGYGISVNVLGMGNTGGMDIYNNTFATDVGALKTTHWNSGKTTSDVDFWNNIVLTSKANAEWVHLESAYMSGVELDYNLFFHTDGSQNHFSCNDSIVTGLTNWRASSCNEGGTFETNSSIADPKFMNAAGDDYRLSDGSPAIDTALSSTGLTACGSAPDKGGIEKCSAEDPGNGEGPPPTDPPVDDTDWLLQVGTTVDEYGYATAVDGSGNVFVAGYSTGSMDFTNQGGKDAVLRKYSSTGTSDWGRQLGNAGEEHAYGVAVDSSGAPAIGGLTDNALYSTYYGGTYDGFLSRYDSSGTRQWIQMIGTAEEDGVYAVASDGTNYFAVGYTYGALTGTNAGMRDAFVAKYNASGTQLWVRQLGTAADDVAYAATVDSSGNVYLAGFTSGTFSGQTAAGAKDVFLAKYDSSGTLSWVKQWGTPADDIAWALAMAGSSIAMGGSTQGSLAFTHQGGVDAFAAKWTTSGTLSWSRQLGSAADEWAYGVAGDSSGNVYITGTNRGPLYREYVGGYDTYLARYTSSGTREWIKHLGSTDDEVARGAAASGTSVVYVAGGTRGALPGKTSVGGKDLFLAKYVTTDVADENWDSGNFRYLAKTEDDLLSFVQRLSHPKAGGYGKVSSGRTTDFNAFVDALLTAINQTVANPSTGDWCDVKDKATAAGYAVQRFYDQGTGRWFVYGYDTTSFGQAYFFINPYAKRNIILEVPHEGYETNTGAQGARLFRSLAARALIINKEHRCSDPDYSTCSGQTSVCTGSTLEGYRESDVAHHEQNTLHLLHKKFTDLETGTRFVQLHGMTGSLTDIAEVSDSTTRDVESTSVSVTFANLLDAQVPNPSAVASCQETNGDPPSGLCAANNVQGRYTNDTTLNVCTTGTNQLSNRFLHLEQHPTLRDDDPSDGYYWGDVSKALAGTWGCTMNNGSTDCTLGESPQTVHADLSCSP; via the coding sequence GTGACGGCCGGAGACACACGGACGGCCGCGCAGATCGCGTCAGCAAACGCATATGCCTCGTACACGGCTCCCAGCGACAAGGTGAAGCATGTCGCGACGACCGGAAGCAACACCAGCGGCGACGGCTCCCTCGGAAGTCCATGGAAGACCATTGAATACGCTGCCCAGCAGCTCACGAAAGGCCAGACGCTGTACGTTCATGCGGGCACCTACCCCGACGTGTATCTGAACCTCAACTCCTCAGCCTACGATGATGGCGATGCCGACGAGCCCATCACCCTCCGGAATGCTCCCGGTGAGGCGCGCCCGGTCCTCGTCGGCAAGCCGCCTAACTCCGATGGCTCGATAGACCCCATCATCAGGGCGACCCGGCCTTATTGGATCTTCGACGGGCTCGAGTTCGACGGCAAAGGGCGCTTCCAGAACGCCGTCAAGCTGAGCAGCAATCACCTCACCTTCCGGAACAACCTCGTGCGCGACCAGGGACGCGACGCGGTGCTGGTCGACGGCCAAGACATCTATCTCTACAAGAATGAGATTCGTGACGTGTGGGAGGCTTCGGGAAGCGGCTCCGCGAGCTGCACCACGAACGCCAGTTGCGACGACGGTGAGGTGTGCTCCCGTGACTTCTCGGGAGTGGGAACGTGCCGGACCCGGCAAGACGGGCATGGCATCGACATCGTCTCCAACGCGGCGCGCATCCTGGTGAAGGAGAACAAAGTCCACGACGTGAGCGGAGATGGGAGCCAGTGCTCCGGACCCGCGCAGGGCTACACCCCGGGCTCCAGCCCCGTGGACATCACCTTCGAGGGCAACGAGATGTACACGTCGCCTGATAACCTCGGCTACACCGAGAACGCCATCGACATCAAAGACTGTGCACAGATCACGATGCGCCGGGAGAAGTACCACACGTACCACGCAGTGCCCTCCTCCACGGGCAACAGTTCGGGAGGCAGCGTCATGGTCTTCCACATCCAGGCCCAGAAGCTGCTCCTCGAGGACTCCGAGATCTCGGATGCCTGCGAGGGCATTTCCATTGGCAATGAGAACTGGACCACCGAGACGGTGGGCAACATCCTCATCCGCCGCAATGTCTTCCGGGACATCTACAAGGGCGCCAATGGCTGTGATGCCGACACCTCCAATGGCTACGGCATCAGCGTCAATGTCCTGGGAATGGGCAACACCGGCGGCATGGATATCTATAACAACACGTTCGCCACCGACGTCGGCGCCCTGAAGACCACTCATTGGAATTCCGGGAAGACCACGAGCGACGTCGACTTCTGGAACAACATCGTCCTCACCTCGAAGGCGAACGCGGAGTGGGTGCACCTGGAGAGCGCCTACATGAGCGGTGTGGAGCTCGACTACAACCTCTTCTTCCACACAGACGGCTCGCAGAACCACTTCAGTTGCAACGACTCCATCGTCACGGGACTCACCAACTGGCGGGCCTCCTCCTGCAACGAGGGAGGCACCTTCGAGACGAATAGCTCCATCGCCGATCCCAAGTTCATGAACGCGGCGGGAGATGACTACCGGCTCAGCGACGGATCCCCTGCCATCGACACAGCCCTGAGCAGCACCGGGCTGACCGCGTGTGGCTCTGCTCCCGACAAGGGTGGGATCGAGAAGTGCTCTGCGGAGGATCCTGGCAATGGCGAAGGCCCTCCCCCCACGGATCCTCCGGTCGACGACACCGATTGGCTCCTGCAGGTGGGGACCACCGTGGACGAGTACGGCTACGCCACCGCGGTGGATGGCTCGGGCAACGTCTTCGTGGCTGGGTACAGCACGGGCAGCATGGATTTCACCAATCAGGGAGGCAAGGACGCCGTCCTGCGGAAGTACAGCTCGACGGGCACGAGCGATTGGGGCCGGCAGCTCGGCAACGCGGGCGAGGAGCACGCCTACGGCGTCGCCGTCGACTCATCCGGGGCGCCAGCCATCGGCGGCCTGACGGACAACGCGCTGTACTCGACCTATTACGGTGGAACCTATGACGGCTTCCTCTCGCGCTACGACTCGAGTGGAACGCGTCAGTGGATCCAGATGATCGGGACCGCCGAAGAGGACGGCGTGTATGCCGTTGCCTCCGACGGGACGAATTACTTCGCCGTGGGCTACACGTACGGAGCGCTCACCGGGACCAACGCGGGCATGCGCGATGCGTTCGTGGCGAAGTACAACGCCTCCGGCACGCAGCTCTGGGTCCGGCAGCTCGGGACGGCCGCGGATGACGTCGCTTATGCGGCCACCGTGGACTCGAGCGGAAACGTGTACCTGGCTGGCTTCACGAGTGGCACGTTCAGCGGCCAGACCGCGGCCGGCGCCAAGGATGTCTTCCTCGCGAAGTACGACTCGAGCGGCACCCTGTCCTGGGTCAAGCAGTGGGGAACCCCCGCGGATGACATCGCGTGGGCGCTCGCGATGGCGGGCTCCAGCATTGCCATGGGCGGCTCGACGCAGGGCAGCCTCGCCTTTACCCACCAGGGAGGGGTCGACGCGTTCGCGGCCAAGTGGACCACCTCCGGCACGCTCTCCTGGTCCCGGCAGCTGGGCTCGGCCGCGGACGAGTGGGCCTACGGTGTGGCGGGCGATTCGAGCGGCAATGTCTACATCACCGGCACGAACCGCGGCCCTCTCTACAGGGAGTACGTCGGCGGCTATGACACCTACCTGGCACGCTATACGTCGAGCGGCACTCGGGAGTGGATCAAGCACCTGGGCTCCACGGACGACGAGGTCGCCCGAGGCGCGGCCGCGAGCGGGACGTCAGTGGTCTACGTGGCTGGCGGCACCCGCGGGGCGCTCCCGGGCAAGACGAGCGTGGGCGGAAAGGATCTCTTCCTGGCGAAGTACGTGACGACGGACGTCGCGGACGAGAACTGGGACTCGGGCAACTTCCGGTATCTGGCGAAGACCGAGGATGATCTGCTCTCGTTCGTCCAGCGGCTCTCCCATCCCAAGGCCGGTGGCTACGGCAAGGTGAGCAGCGGGCGAACCACGGACTTCAACGCCTTCGTGGACGCGCTGCTGACGGCGATCAACCAGACGGTCGCCAATCCGAGCACGGGAGACTGGTGCGATGTGAAGGACAAGGCCACCGCCGCGGGCTACGCCGTGCAGCGGTTCTATGACCAGGGCACGGGGCGGTGGTTCGTCTATGGCTATGACACGACTTCCTTTGGTCAGGCGTACTTCTTCATCAATCCCTACGCCAAGCGGAACATCATTCTGGAGGTCCCGCATGAAGGGTACGAGACCAACACCGGCGCCCAGGGAGCCCGGCTCTTCCGCTCGCTGGCCGCGCGGGCGCTGATCATCAACAAGGAGCACCGGTGCTCGGATCCCGACTACTCGACCTGCTCGGGCCAGACGTCGGTCTGCACAGGCTCCACGCTCGAGGGCTATCGCGAGTCGGATGTGGCGCACCACGAGCAGAACACGCTCCACCTGCTCCACAAGAAGTTCACCGATCTCGAGACGGGAACACGGTTCGTCCAGTTGCATGGCATGACGGGCTCGCTCACGGACATTGCAGAGGTCAGTGACTCGACCACGAGGGATGTCGAGAGCACCTCGGTGTCCGTCACCTTCGCGAACCTGCTGGATGCGCAGGTCCCCAATCCGAGCGCAGTCGCCTCATGCCAGGAGACCAACGGCGATCCACCGTCGGGGCTGTGCGCGGCCAACAACGTCCAGGGGCGGTACACCAACGACACGACCCTGAACGTCTGCACGACGGGCACGAACCAGCTCTCCAACCGGTTCCTCCACCTGGAGCAGCACCCCACGCTGCGCGATGACGATCCCTCGGACGGCTACTACTGGGGGGATGTCTCGAAGGCGCTCGCGGGAACCTGGGGGTGCACGATGAACAACGGCTCGACGGACTGCACGCTCGGCGAGTCCCCGCAGACGGTCCATGCGGACCTGAGCTGTTCTCCGTAG
- a CDS encoding HD domain-containing phosphohydrolase produces the protein MSKRRLGERLIEAGLVTAESVEKALEHQRLTGYKLGDCLVELGLLQEAALLRFLAAEFNTRFVSAEKLAKAKLPPEVMDKLPVRLAEAQTVLPLAYDPERKLLSVVAAEPQNKALLDEIALVTGVSEVYAYVGLRSAIAAAIKKHYYGDPTAFSALESGNNHPQIARTDAATMANAYDATGTGPRNVPNLQLRMDTDSSLRTRAPGTQSLRLNTQMREVMGASRAAVSESDYIETLTILVGLLEQERQHHRGHSAQLARQATIVGKRMGLAPRELASLAIAAYLHDLGKSSERHHTLASNAANDDWKTEAKRLARTPVKLFEPAHLPAAVNTILSQLYEAYDGTGVPLGTKGEEIALGARILAAVDSFLDLTKNPANGHGKLFPKAQALDHLQKNAGVLYDPVVADIVGQVQSGELLRHRIVQDGRQVLIAESDEAMRTDMLESVLRMGLVVHAFSTLEGALDALVQRECDVLVVSLRFGIADVMAVLQGARGIPECGGLPILVLGEPDASARDRMLMVGASAVESSSDTEAAAKRVKELYDDRILHNGPARVVHGSYDELPQLELLKTLAAGKKSGRLHLRHHSLEGYLHLEHGKVVYASYAGQSGEAAMQALLKLKQADFQFDPDALLLEMPHLDKDLALVTKELTTRKVASA, from the coding sequence ATGTCGAAGCGTCGGCTCGGAGAACGCCTGATCGAGGCCGGCCTCGTGACGGCCGAGTCCGTGGAGAAGGCCCTGGAGCACCAGCGGCTCACCGGCTACAAGCTGGGAGACTGTCTGGTGGAGCTGGGCCTGCTCCAGGAAGCCGCGCTGCTGCGCTTTCTGGCCGCCGAGTTCAACACCCGCTTCGTCTCGGCGGAGAAGCTGGCCAAGGCGAAGCTGCCCCCGGAAGTGATGGACAAGCTCCCGGTGCGTCTGGCCGAGGCCCAGACGGTGCTGCCGCTGGCGTACGATCCCGAGCGCAAGCTGCTGTCCGTCGTCGCGGCCGAGCCCCAGAACAAGGCGTTGCTGGACGAGATCGCCCTGGTGACGGGCGTGTCCGAGGTCTACGCCTACGTGGGCCTGCGCAGCGCCATCGCGGCGGCCATCAAGAAGCACTACTACGGCGATCCCACGGCGTTCTCGGCGCTGGAGTCGGGCAACAACCACCCGCAGATCGCCCGAACGGACGCGGCCACGATGGCCAACGCGTACGACGCCACCGGCACCGGGCCGCGGAATGTGCCGAACCTCCAGCTCCGCATGGACACGGATTCCAGCCTGCGGACGAGGGCTCCAGGCACGCAGTCACTGCGGCTGAACACGCAGATGCGCGAGGTGATGGGCGCCTCGCGGGCGGCGGTGTCCGAGAGCGACTACATCGAGACGCTGACGATCCTCGTGGGGCTGCTGGAGCAGGAGCGGCAGCACCACCGGGGGCACTCGGCGCAGCTGGCTCGGCAGGCGACGATCGTCGGGAAGCGCATGGGCCTGGCGCCTCGGGAGCTGGCCTCGCTGGCCATCGCCGCATACCTGCACGACCTGGGCAAGTCCTCCGAGCGCCACCACACGCTGGCCAGCAACGCCGCGAACGACGACTGGAAGACGGAGGCCAAGCGCCTGGCACGAACGCCGGTGAAGCTGTTCGAGCCCGCGCACCTGCCGGCGGCGGTGAACACCATCCTCTCGCAGCTCTACGAAGCCTATGACGGCACGGGAGTGCCGCTGGGCACCAAGGGCGAGGAGATCGCGCTGGGCGCGCGGATCCTGGCGGCGGTGGACAGCTTCCTCGATCTGACGAAGAACCCGGCCAACGGGCACGGCAAGCTGTTCCCCAAGGCGCAGGCGCTGGACCACCTCCAGAAGAACGCGGGGGTGCTCTACGATCCGGTGGTGGCGGACATCGTCGGGCAGGTACAGAGCGGCGAGCTGCTGCGCCACCGCATCGTCCAGGACGGGCGTCAGGTGCTGATCGCCGAGTCGGACGAGGCGATGCGCACGGACATGCTGGAGTCGGTGCTCCGGATGGGGCTGGTGGTGCATGCGTTCTCGACGCTGGAGGGAGCCCTGGACGCGCTGGTGCAGCGCGAGTGCGACGTGCTGGTGGTGAGCCTGCGCTTCGGCATCGCGGACGTGATGGCGGTGCTGCAGGGCGCCCGGGGCATCCCGGAGTGCGGTGGCCTGCCCATTCTGGTGCTCGGGGAGCCGGACGCGTCGGCCCGGGACCGGATGTTGATGGTGGGGGCCTCGGCGGTGGAGTCTTCCTCGGACACGGAAGCGGCGGCCAAGCGGGTCAAGGAGCTCTATGACGACCGCATCCTGCACAACGGGCCCGCGCGCGTGGTGCACGGCAGCTACGACGAGCTGCCCCAGTTGGAGCTGCTGAAGACCTTGGCGGCGGGGAAGAAGTCGGGCCGGCTGCACCTGCGGCACCACTCGCTCGAGGGATACCTGCACCTGGAGCACGGCAAGGTGGTGTACGCGTCCTATGCCGGCCAGTCCGGCGAGGCGGCCATGCAGGCCCTGCTCAAGCTCAAGCAGGCCGACTTCCAGTTCGATCCGGACGCCCTCCTGCTGGAGATGCCTCACCTGGATAAGGACCTGGCGCTGGTGACCAAGGAGCTCACCACGCGCAAGGTGGCCAGCGCGTAG